In a genomic window of Pseudomonas oryzihabitans:
- a CDS encoding protein-L-isoaspartate(D-aspartate) O-methyltransferase: MTSQRTRERLIQRLYEEGLSNAQVLEVIRRTPRHLFVDEALAHRAYEDTALPIGHNQTISQPFMVARMTELLLAGGPLDKVMEIGTGSGYQTAILAQTVERVFSVERIQSLQDRAKERLLELNLRNVVFRWGDGWEGWPALAPYNGIIVTAAAREVPQALLDQLAPGGRLVIPVGVDEEQKLLLIVRQDDGFVRHELNAVRFVPLLNGPLAQ, encoded by the coding sequence ATGACGTCCCAGCGCACCCGCGAGCGGCTCATCCAGCGACTCTACGAGGAAGGGCTGTCCAACGCCCAGGTGCTGGAGGTGATCCGTCGCACGCCGCGTCATCTGTTCGTCGACGAGGCCCTGGCGCACCGGGCCTACGAGGACACCGCGCTGCCCATCGGCCACAACCAGACCATCTCCCAGCCCTTCATGGTGGCGCGCATGACCGAGCTGCTGCTCGCCGGCGGGCCGTTGGACAAGGTCATGGAGATCGGCACCGGCTCCGGCTACCAGACCGCCATCCTGGCGCAGACCGTGGAGCGGGTGTTTTCCGTCGAGCGCATCCAATCGCTGCAGGATCGTGCCAAGGAGCGCCTGCTCGAACTCAATCTGCGCAACGTGGTGTTCCGCTGGGGCGATGGCTGGGAAGGCTGGCCGGCACTGGCACCCTATAATGGCATCATCGTCACTGCGGCCGCTCGCGAAGTGCCCCAGGCACTGCTCGACCAGTTGGCGCCAGGTGGCCGCCTGGTGATTCCGGTAGGCGTCGACGAAGAGCAGAAGCTCTTGCTGATCGTGCGCCAGGACGACGGCTTCGTTCGCCATGAACTCAACGCCGTGCGTTTCGTGCCGCTGCTCAACGGGCCCCTGGCCCAGTGA
- the ispF gene encoding 2-C-methyl-D-erythritol 2,4-cyclodiphosphate synthase, producing MRIGHGFDVHAFGEGDFITLGGIRIPHHHGLVAHSDGDVLLHALADALLGAAALGDIGKHFPDTDPRFKGADSRVLLRHVVGLVREQGWKVGNVDGTIAAQAPKMAPHIEAMRQAIAEDLQVELGQVNVKATTTERLGFVGREEGIAVHAVALLLPL from the coding sequence ATGCGCATAGGTCACGGTTTCGACGTTCACGCCTTTGGCGAGGGCGACTTCATTACCCTCGGTGGCATTCGTATTCCCCACCACCACGGCCTGGTCGCCCACTCCGACGGCGACGTGCTGCTGCATGCCCTGGCCGACGCCCTGCTGGGTGCCGCGGCGCTAGGCGACATCGGCAAGCATTTCCCCGATACCGATCCGCGCTTCAAGGGTGCCGACAGCCGGGTGCTGCTGCGCCACGTGGTCGGCCTGGTCCGGGAGCAGGGCTGGAAGGTGGGCAACGTCGACGGCACCATCGCCGCCCAGGCGCCCAAGATGGCACCGCACATCGAAGCCATGCGCCAGGCCATCGCCGAAGACCTGCAGGTCGAGCTGGGCCAGGTCAACGTCAAGGCCACCACCACCGAGCGCCTGGGCTTCGTCGGGCGCGAGGAAGGGATCGCCGTGCACGCCGTGGCGCTGCTGTTGCCCCTATGA
- the surE gene encoding 5'/3'-nucleotidase SurE, with protein sequence MRLLIANDDGVLAPGIAALHAALAARADYECQVVAPLYDMSGVSSALTLDRPLHPQRLPNGYLGVNGTPTDCVHLGLNGLLEETPDMVVAGINLGANLGDDVLYSGTVAAAMEGRFLSRPAIAFSLVSRSAERMAVAAEIAARIVALHERFDLPPRTVLNVNIPDLPLEQIKGVQLTRLGHRAQAKPPVREVNPRGKVGYWISVSGDAVDGGPGTDFHAVLEGYVSVTPLQFDRTFREGFAGLSALTELLA encoded by the coding sequence ATGCGACTTCTGATCGCCAACGACGATGGGGTACTCGCCCCCGGTATCGCCGCGCTGCATGCCGCGCTCGCCGCCCGTGCGGACTACGAGTGCCAGGTGGTTGCGCCGCTCTATGACATGAGCGGTGTGAGTAGCGCCCTGACTCTGGACCGGCCGCTGCATCCCCAGCGTTTGCCCAACGGTTACCTGGGCGTCAACGGCACGCCCACCGATTGCGTTCACCTCGGCTTGAACGGGCTGCTGGAAGAGACACCCGACATGGTGGTGGCCGGCATCAACCTGGGCGCTAACCTGGGCGATGACGTCCTCTATTCCGGTACCGTGGCTGCGGCCATGGAGGGGCGCTTCCTCAGCCGTCCGGCCATCGCTTTCTCGCTGGTATCGCGCAGTGCCGAGCGCATGGCCGTCGCGGCGGAGATCGCCGCCCGTATCGTCGCCCTGCACGAGCGTTTCGACCTGCCGCCGCGTACGGTGCTCAACGTCAATATCCCCGATCTACCGCTGGAGCAGATCAAGGGTGTGCAGCTCACGCGACTCGGCCATCGGGCCCAGGCCAAGCCGCCGGTGCGCGAGGTCAATCCGCGGGGCAAGGTAGGCTACTGGATCTCCGTGTCGGGCGATGCGGTGGACGGCGGCCCAGGTACGGATTTCCATGCTGTACTAGAGGGCTATGTATCGGTCACGCCGCTGCAGTTCGACCGTACCTTCCGCGAGGGCTTCGCCGGCCTGTCGGCGCTGACGGAGCTGCTGGCATGA
- the fghA gene encoding S-formylglutathione hydrolase, which yields MTMSLELLSSNKSFGGWHKRYRHRARSLDCDMTFAVYLPPQAEARNDLPVLYWLSGLTCTDENFMQKAGAQRLAAELGLVLVAPDTSPRGEGVPDDPEKAWDFGLGAGFYVNATQQPWAKHYRMHDYVVEELPALIEANFPVSDRRGVSGHSMGGHGALICALRHPGRYRSVSAFSPIVNPLDCPWGHKAFSNYLGEDRSTWAEWDACALLEQAEERLPLLVDQGEQDSFLAEQLKPQALQRVAEAVGHPLELRLQPGYDHSYFFVASFIDDHLRHHAAALTAP from the coding sequence ATGACCATGAGTCTCGAACTGCTCTCCAGCAACAAGAGTTTCGGCGGTTGGCACAAACGCTATCGCCATCGTGCGCGCAGCCTCGACTGCGACATGACCTTCGCCGTCTACCTGCCGCCCCAGGCGGAGGCGCGCAACGACCTGCCGGTGCTTTACTGGCTGTCGGGGCTGACCTGCACCGATGAGAACTTCATGCAGAAGGCTGGCGCCCAGCGCCTGGCCGCCGAGCTGGGCCTGGTGCTGGTGGCGCCGGACACCAGTCCGCGTGGCGAAGGCGTACCGGACGATCCCGAGAAGGCCTGGGATTTCGGCCTGGGGGCGGGGTTCTACGTCAACGCCACCCAGCAGCCCTGGGCCAAGCACTACCGCATGCACGATTACGTGGTGGAAGAACTGCCGGCGTTGATCGAAGCCAATTTCCCGGTCTCGGATCGCCGCGGCGTCAGTGGTCACTCCATGGGCGGCCATGGTGCGCTGATCTGCGCTCTGCGGCATCCGGGCCGCTATCGCTCGGTGTCGGCCTTCTCGCCCATCGTCAATCCGCTGGATTGTCCCTGGGGGCACAAGGCCTTCTCGAACTACCTGGGCGAGGACCGCAGCACCTGGGCCGAGTGGGACGCCTGTGCGCTGCTGGAGCAGGCCGAGGAGCGCCTGCCGCTGCTGGTCGACCAGGGCGAGCAGGACAGCTTCCTCGCCGAACAGCTCAAGCCCCAGGCCCTGCAACGCGTCGCGGAAGCCGTCGGCCATCCGCTGGAGCTGCGTCTGCAGCCTGGCTACGACCACAGCTATTTCTTCGTCGCCAGCTTCATCGACGACCATCTGCGGCACCATGCGGCGGCTCTCACCGCCCCTTGA
- the rpoS gene encoding RNA polymerase sigma factor RpoS, with the protein MIQIKQETEYDLGDDVLLLDSNRIGEESADTAMGKALSGRGNQVLRGAKLADYGKALDATQLYLNEIGFSPLLSPAEEVHFARLAQRGDPAGRKRMIESNLRLVVKIARRYINRGLSLLDLIEEGNLGLIRAVEKFDPERGFRFSTYATWWIRQTIERAIMNQTRTIRLPIHVVKELNLHLRAARELTQKLDHEPSPEEIAALLEKPVADVKRVMGLNERISSVDMVLGPDSEKTLLDTLTDDRPTDPCELLQDSDLNQSIDQWLLELPEKQREVVVRRFGLRGHEACTLEEVGQEIGLTRERVRQIQVEALKRLREIFERNGLSSDALF; encoded by the coding sequence ATGATCCAGATTAAACAAGAAACCGAGTACGACCTCGGAGACGACGTTCTGCTTCTCGATTCCAACCGCATCGGTGAGGAATCTGCCGATACCGCCATGGGCAAGGCGCTGTCCGGGCGCGGCAATCAGGTCTTGCGCGGGGCGAAGCTGGCCGACTACGGCAAGGCACTCGACGCCACGCAACTCTATCTCAATGAAATCGGCTTCTCTCCGCTGCTCTCGCCAGCCGAAGAGGTGCATTTCGCGCGGCTGGCGCAACGCGGCGATCCCGCCGGGCGCAAGCGCATGATCGAAAGCAACCTGCGGCTGGTGGTAAAGATCGCGCGGCGCTACATCAACCGGGGCCTGTCACTGCTCGATCTGATCGAGGAGGGCAACCTCGGCTTGATCCGTGCGGTGGAGAAGTTCGATCCGGAACGTGGTTTCCGCTTCTCGACCTACGCCACTTGGTGGATTCGGCAGACCATCGAACGGGCGATCATGAATCAGACCCGTACCATCCGCCTGCCCATCCACGTGGTGAAGGAACTCAACCTGCACCTGCGCGCGGCGCGGGAGCTGACCCAGAAGCTCGATCATGAGCCTTCGCCGGAAGAGATCGCGGCGCTGCTGGAAAAGCCGGTAGCGGACGTGAAGCGGGTAATGGGCCTGAACGAGCGCATCAGCTCGGTCGACATGGTGCTCGGCCCCGATTCCGAGAAGACCCTGCTCGATACCCTCACCGATGACCGACCCACCGATCCTTGCGAGCTGCTGCAGGATTCCGATCTCAACCAGAGCATCGACCAGTGGCTGCTAGAGCTGCCGGAAAAGCAGCGGGAAGTGGTGGTTCGTCGCTTCGGGTTGCGCGGACACGAAGCCTGCACCCTGGAGGAGGTGGGGCAGGAAATAGGCCTGACTCGCGAGCGGGTCAGGCAGATCCAGGTCGAGGCGCTGAAGCGGTTACGAGAGATCTTCGAGCGTAACGGCCTGTCCAGCGATGCGCTGTTCTGA
- a CDS encoding peptidoglycan DD-metalloendopeptidase family protein, giving the protein MLVALLLTGCSTSGSRAPVVERGDSRGGVPQVTSGQYRVKRGDTLFSIASRNGWEWRALAAQNGLSAPYVIHVGQVIRFGSGSTATASSSSRIIRRPATVATGPATGHPVATPVPTSPPVTSNPSAATPVVTANLPEAPPPTPVTPAQTPTRDVPQSAAGWAWPTKGTLISRFSASSTLNKGIDIAGQEGQPVMAAADGTVVYAGNGLRGYGELVIIKHSETYVSAYGHNRRLLVREGERVKIGQTIAEMGSTGTDRVKLHFEIRRQGKPVDPLQFLPNR; this is encoded by the coding sequence TTGCTCGTGGCCCTGTTGCTGACGGGCTGCTCGACCTCGGGCTCGCGGGCGCCGGTGGTCGAACGTGGCGATAGCCGCGGTGGCGTTCCCCAGGTCACCTCCGGTCAATATCGCGTCAAACGCGGCGACACCCTGTTTTCCATCGCTTCCCGCAATGGCTGGGAGTGGCGTGCCCTGGCGGCGCAAAATGGCCTCAGTGCGCCCTATGTCATCCACGTCGGCCAGGTGATCCGCTTTGGCAGCGGTTCCACGGCGACCGCCAGTAGTTCCAGCCGTATCATCCGGCGTCCGGCGACGGTCGCCACTGGCCCAGCGACGGGGCATCCGGTCGCGACGCCGGTGCCGACTTCACCCCCGGTCACCTCGAATCCCAGCGCCGCCACGCCGGTGGTGACCGCGAATCTGCCCGAGGCGCCCCCACCGACCCCGGTGACACCTGCCCAGACGCCCACCCGCGACGTGCCCCAATCGGCTGCCGGTTGGGCTTGGCCGACGAAAGGTACTTTGATCAGTCGCTTCTCCGCCAGCAGTACGCTGAACAAGGGAATAGACATCGCCGGGCAGGAAGGACAGCCCGTCATGGCCGCCGCCGACGGCACCGTGGTGTACGCGGGCAACGGTCTGAGGGGTTATGGAGAACTGGTTATCATCAAACACAGCGAAACCTACGTCAGTGCCTACGGTCACAACCGTAGGTTGCTGGTTCGGGAAGGTGAGCGTGTCAAGATAGGGCAGACGATTGCCGAGATGGGTTCGACCGGTACCGACAGGGTCAAGCTCCATTTCGAGATCCGCCGTCAGGGCAAACCGGTGGATCCCTTGCAGTTCCTGCCCAATCGCTGA
- the truD gene encoding tRNA pseudouridine(13) synthase TruD, whose product MTEDQLLGPRAHGEPCGQAILKASAEDFQVDEVLDIPLSGDGEHLWLWVEKRGLNTEEAVRRLARAAGVPQRAISYAGLKDRQALTRQWFSLHLPGKADPELAAACDETLVILQQGRHRRKLQRGAHAANGFRLRLTGLKADPAALEARLQAIAAQGVPNYFGPQRFGYQGSNLADARDCARDQRLPEQRNRRSRTLSAARSWLFNQVLAKRVAEGSWNQVREGDLLAFTDSRSQFPATAADLADPRLAALDLHPTGPLWGKGDSPVAGPAASLEQGVAEAAGELPAWLAGAGLSHERRILRLPIGGLTWHYPAPDILQIEFVLPAGCFATAVVRELVTLGEAGQTEHPCDF is encoded by the coding sequence ATGACCGAAGATCAGTTGCTCGGGCCGCGTGCCCATGGCGAGCCCTGTGGCCAGGCAATCCTCAAGGCCAGTGCCGAAGACTTCCAGGTGGATGAGGTGCTGGACATCCCGCTCAGTGGCGATGGCGAGCATCTCTGGCTGTGGGTCGAGAAGCGTGGCCTCAATACCGAAGAGGCCGTGCGTCGTCTGGCCCGCGCCGCTGGCGTACCGCAACGGGCGATCAGCTACGCCGGACTCAAGGATCGCCAGGCGCTGACCCGGCAATGGTTCAGCCTGCATCTGCCCGGCAAGGCCGATCCGGAGCTGGCCGCCGCCTGTGACGAGACGCTGGTGATCCTGCAGCAGGGCCGGCATCGTCGTAAATTGCAGCGCGGCGCCCATGCTGCCAATGGCTTCCGCCTGCGCCTGACTGGCCTCAAGGCCGATCCGGCAGCGTTGGAGGCTCGACTGCAGGCCATCGCCGCCCAGGGCGTGCCCAATTATTTCGGGCCGCAGCGTTTCGGCTACCAGGGCAGCAACCTGGCCGATGCCCGGGACTGCGCGCGCGACCAGCGCCTGCCCGAGCAGCGCAACCGCCGTTCGCGCACCCTGTCCGCCGCGCGCAGCTGGCTATTCAATCAGGTTCTGGCAAAGCGCGTCGCCGAAGGCTCCTGGAATCAGGTTCGTGAAGGTGACCTGCTGGCCTTCACCGATAGCCGCAGTCAGTTCCCGGCGACCGCCGCGGATCTGGCCGATCCGCGCCTCGCGGCCCTCGACCTGCACCCCACAGGTCCACTCTGGGGCAAAGGGGATTCGCCGGTAGCAGGCCCGGCTGCCAGCCTCGAGCAAGGCGTGGCAGAGGCCGCCGGAGAGCTGCCCGCCTGGCTGGCCGGTGCCGGCCTGTCGCATGAACGGCGCATCCTGCGCCTCCCCATCGGCGGCCTGACGTGGCATTATCCCGCTCCTGACATTCTGCAAATCGAATTCGTCCTGCCGGCCGGCTGTTTCGCCACCGCAGTGGTTCGCGAGCTGGTAACGCTCGGCGAGGCGGGGCAGACGGAACATCCATGCGACTTCTGA
- a CDS encoding S-(hydroxymethyl)glutathione dehydrogenase/class III alcohol dehydrogenase: MIKSRAAVAFAPNEPLKIVEVDVEPPKAGEVLIRIVATGVCHTDAYTLSGQDSEGVFPCILGHEGGGIVEAVGEGVTSVAVGDHVIPLYTAECGQCKFCKSGKTNLCSSVRATQGKGLMPDGTTRFSYNGEPIYHYMGCSTFSEYTVLPEVSVAKIPQEAPLEKVCLLGCGVTTGIGAVLNTAKVEEGATVAVFGLGGIGLAAIIGAKMAKASRIIAIDINPSKFDIARELGATDFINPKDHQKPIQEVIVELTDGGVDYSFECVGNVNLMRAALECCHKGWGESVIIGVAGAGQEISTRPFQLVTGRVWRGSAFGGVKGRSELPGYVRKAQSGEIPLDTFITHTMGLEQINEAFELMHEGKSIRTVVHY; the protein is encoded by the coding sequence ATGATCAAGTCCCGCGCTGCCGTAGCCTTCGCGCCCAACGAGCCCCTGAAGATCGTCGAAGTGGACGTCGAGCCGCCCAAGGCCGGCGAAGTGCTCATCCGCATCGTCGCCACCGGCGTCTGCCACACCGATGCCTACACCCTGTCCGGCCAGGATTCCGAAGGGGTCTTCCCCTGCATCCTCGGTCACGAGGGCGGCGGCATCGTCGAGGCGGTGGGCGAGGGCGTGACCTCGGTCGCGGTGGGCGATCACGTCATCCCGCTGTACACCGCCGAATGCGGCCAGTGCAAATTCTGCAAATCCGGCAAGACCAACCTGTGCAGCTCGGTGCGCGCCACCCAGGGCAAGGGCCTGATGCCCGACGGCACCACCCGTTTCTCCTACAACGGCGAGCCGATCTACCACTACATGGGCTGCTCCACCTTCTCCGAATACACGGTGCTGCCGGAGGTATCGGTAGCCAAGATCCCCCAGGAGGCGCCGCTGGAGAAGGTCTGCCTGCTGGGTTGCGGCGTGACCACCGGCATCGGCGCCGTGCTCAACACCGCCAAGGTGGAAGAGGGCGCCACCGTCGCCGTCTTCGGTCTGGGCGGCATCGGCTTGGCGGCCATCATCGGCGCCAAGATGGCCAAGGCCAGCCGCATCATCGCCATCGACATCAACCCGTCCAAGTTCGACATCGCCCGTGAACTGGGTGCCACCGACTTCATCAATCCCAAGGATCACCAGAAGCCGATCCAGGAAGTCATCGTCGAGCTGACCGATGGCGGCGTCGACTACAGCTTCGAGTGCGTCGGCAACGTCAACCTGATGCGCGCGGCGCTGGAATGCTGCCACAAGGGTTGGGGCGAGTCGGTGATCATCGGCGTGGCAGGTGCCGGCCAGGAGATCAGCACCCGGCCGTTCCAGCTGGTGACCGGTCGTGTCTGGCGCGGCAGCGCCTTCGGTGGCGTCAAGGGCCGCAGCGAACTGCCGGGCTACGTGCGCAAGGCGCAGAGCGGCGAGATTCCGCTGGACACCTTCATCACCCACACCATGGGCCTGGAGCAGATCAACGAAGCCTTCGAGCTGATGCACGAAGGCAAGAGCATCCGCACCGTCGTCCACTACTGA
- the fdxA gene encoding ferredoxin FdxA gives MTFVVTDNCIKCKYTDCVEVCPVDCFYEGPNFLVIHPDECIDCALCEPECPAQAIFSEDEVPAGQEAFIELNSELANIWPNITEKKDALPDAAEWDGKPNKLPQLER, from the coding sequence ATGACCTTCGTCGTCACTGACAACTGCATCAAATGCAAATATACCGACTGCGTGGAAGTCTGCCCGGTGGACTGCTTCTACGAAGGCCCCAACTTCCTGGTGATCCACCCGGACGAGTGCATCGACTGCGCCCTGTGCGAGCCCGAGTGTCCGGCCCAGGCGATCTTCTCGGAAGACGAGGTACCGGCCGGCCAGGAAGCCTTCATCGAGCTCAACAGTGAGCTGGCCAACATCTGGCCGAACATCACTGAGAAGAAGGATGCCCTGCCCGACGCCGCCGAGTGGGATGGCAAGCCCAACAAGCTCCCCCAGCTCGAACGCTAG
- a CDS encoding LysR substrate-binding domain-containing protein, which produces MGWEGIDEFVAVASTLHFGQAADRLGSSTSHVSRQVARLEERLQARLLYRSTRSVVLTEAGHTFLQHCRRLQEARDEALREVSDLSSQPKGLIRMTCAVTYGERFVVPLVNDFLARHPEVSLELDLTNRTVDLLHEGYDLAIRLGRLADSRLVATRLAPRELYLCAAPSYLERYGAPHTLSELSRHRCLVGTSDIWSFREEEREVLHRVQGSWRCNSGQAVLDAALRGFGLCQLPDYYVLPHLARGELRALLENRQPPNTAVWALYPQRRFLSPKIRLLVEHLKQGLSTPRPRGRHTSGS; this is translated from the coding sequence ATGGGCTGGGAAGGGATCGACGAATTCGTCGCGGTAGCGAGCACCCTGCATTTCGGCCAGGCCGCCGACCGCCTGGGCAGCTCGACCTCCCATGTCAGCCGCCAGGTGGCGCGCCTGGAAGAGCGCCTGCAGGCGCGACTGCTCTATCGCAGCACCCGCAGCGTGGTCCTCACCGAGGCCGGCCATACCTTTCTGCAACACTGCCGACGCTTGCAGGAAGCCCGCGACGAAGCCCTGCGCGAGGTGAGCGATCTTTCCAGCCAACCCAAGGGGCTGATCCGCATGACCTGCGCCGTGACCTATGGCGAGCGTTTCGTCGTGCCGCTGGTCAACGACTTCCTCGCTCGCCATCCCGAAGTCAGCCTGGAGCTGGACCTGACCAACCGCACCGTCGACCTCTTGCACGAAGGCTACGACCTGGCCATCCGCCTGGGCCGCCTGGCCGACTCGCGCCTGGTGGCGACGCGGCTGGCGCCGCGGGAGCTCTATCTGTGCGCCGCGCCGAGTTATCTGGAACGCTACGGCGCGCCCCATACCCTGTCCGAATTGAGTCGGCATCGTTGCCTGGTGGGTACCAGCGACATCTGGAGTTTCCGCGAAGAGGAGCGCGAGGTGCTGCACCGGGTGCAGGGTTCCTGGCGCTGCAACAGCGGCCAGGCGGTGCTGGACGCCGCCTTGCGTGGCTTCGGCCTGTGCCAGTTGCCGGACTACTACGTGCTGCCGCACCTGGCCCGCGGCGAGTTGCGCGCCCTGCTGGAAAATCGCCAGCCACCCAACACCGCCGTCTGGGCCCTCTATCCGCAGCGACGCTTTCTCTCACCCAAGATCCGCCTGCTGGTGGAGCATCTCAAACAGGGGTTGAGTACACCGCGCCCCCGGGGTCGCCACACATCCGGAAGCTGA
- the mutS gene encoding DNA mismatch repair protein MutS: protein MSDLSAHTPMMQQYLKIKHQHPEQLLFYRMGDFYELFYDDARRAAKLLDITLTARGASAGKSIPMAGIPFHSAEGYLAKLVKLGESVVICEQIGDPATSKGPVERQVVRIITPGTVSDEALLDERRDNLLTAVLGDERLFGLAVLDIASGRFTVQELAGWETLLAELERLNPAELLIPDDWPAGLPAEKRRGVRRRAPWDFDCDSALKSLCQQFGTGDLKGFGCDKLGLAIGAAGCLLAYAKETQRTALPHLRSLRHERLDDTVILDGASRRNLELDVNLAGGRDNTLQSVVDRCQTAMGSRLLTRWLNRPLRNRAVIEARQDAITCLLESYRFEALQPQLKDIGDLERILARIGLRNARPRDLARLRDALAALPALQEGLTQMIAPHLLDLAKSIQTYPELAATLARAIIDNPPAVIRDGGVIKRGYDAELDELQTLSENAGQFLMDLEAREKARTGLQGLKVGYNRVHGYFIEIPSKQAESAPADYIRRQTLKGAERFITPELKAFEDKALSAQSRALAREKALYETLLDELIGHLAPLQDSAAALAELDVLANFAERALNLDLNKPRFVEEPCLKIGQGRHPVVEQVLETPFVANDVTLDNDTRMLVITGPNMGGKSTYMRQTALIVLLAHVGSFVPAASCELSLVDRIFTRIGSSDDLAGGRSTFMVEMSETANILHNASEHSLVLMDEVGRGTSTFDGLSLAWAAAEQLARLRAWTLFATHYFELTVLPEGQPTVANVHLNATEHNDRIVFLHHVLPGPASQSYGLAVAQLAGVPEDVILRAREHLARLEAASFNGEVAGAPAVSAPPKTRPLQADLFASATHPLIEELERLQPDDITPRKALELIYEWKKRI, encoded by the coding sequence ATGAGCGACCTCTCCGCGCACACGCCCATGATGCAGCAGTACCTCAAGATCAAGCATCAGCATCCCGAACAACTGCTGTTCTATCGCATGGGCGATTTCTACGAGTTGTTCTACGACGACGCCCGGCGCGCGGCCAAGTTACTCGACATCACCCTGACCGCCCGCGGCGCCTCGGCCGGCAAGTCCATCCCCATGGCCGGCATCCCCTTCCACTCCGCCGAAGGCTACCTGGCTAAGCTGGTCAAACTCGGCGAGTCGGTGGTGATCTGCGAGCAGATCGGCGATCCGGCCACCAGCAAGGGCCCGGTGGAACGCCAGGTGGTGCGCATCATCACCCCCGGTACCGTCAGCGACGAAGCCCTGCTCGACGAGCGCCGCGACAACCTGCTGACCGCCGTGCTGGGCGACGAGCGCCTGTTCGGCCTGGCCGTGCTGGACATCGCCAGCGGCCGCTTCACCGTGCAGGAACTGGCCGGCTGGGAAACCCTACTGGCGGAGCTGGAACGCCTCAACCCCGCCGAATTGCTGATCCCCGACGACTGGCCCGCCGGCCTGCCCGCCGAGAAGCGCCGCGGCGTGCGCCGCCGGGCACCCTGGGACTTCGATTGCGATTCGGCGCTGAAGAGCCTGTGCCAGCAATTCGGCACCGGCGACCTCAAGGGCTTCGGTTGCGACAAGCTGGGCCTGGCCATCGGCGCCGCCGGCTGCCTGCTGGCCTACGCCAAGGAAACCCAGCGCACCGCCCTGCCGCACCTGCGCAGCCTGCGGCACGAGCGCCTGGACGACACCGTCATCCTCGACGGCGCCAGCCGCCGCAACCTGGAACTGGACGTCAACCTGGCCGGCGGTCGCGACAACACCCTGCAATCGGTGGTCGACCGTTGCCAGACCGCCATGGGCAGCCGCTTGCTTACCCGCTGGTTGAATCGCCCCTTACGCAACCGCGCGGTGATCGAAGCGCGCCAGGATGCCATCACCTGCCTGCTGGAAAGCTATCGCTTCGAGGCACTGCAGCCGCAACTCAAGGACATCGGCGACCTGGAGCGCATCCTCGCCCGCATCGGCCTGCGCAACGCCCGTCCGCGCGACCTCGCCCGCCTGCGCGATGCCCTGGCTGCGCTGCCGGCGCTGCAAGAGGGGCTGACGCAGATGATCGCCCCCCACCTGCTCGACCTGGCCAAGAGCATCCAGACCTATCCGGAGCTGGCCGCCACCCTAGCGCGCGCCATCATCGACAACCCGCCCGCGGTGATCCGCGACGGCGGCGTCATCAAGCGCGGCTACGACGCCGAGCTGGACGAGTTGCAGACCCTCAGCGAGAACGCCGGCCAGTTCCTCATGGACCTGGAGGCGCGCGAGAAGGCCCGCACTGGCCTGCAGGGCCTCAAGGTCGGCTACAACCGCGTCCACGGCTACTTCATCGAGATCCCCAGCAAGCAGGCCGAGTCGGCGCCGGCCGACTACATCCGCCGCCAGACCCTTAAGGGCGCCGAACGCTTCATCACCCCGGAACTCAAGGCTTTCGAAGACAAGGCGCTGTCCGCCCAAAGCCGCGCCCTGGCGCGGGAGAAGGCCCTCTACGAAACCCTGCTCGACGAACTCATCGGCCACCTGGCACCGCTGCAGGACAGCGCCGCCGCCCTGGCCGAACTGGACGTCCTGGCCAACTTCGCCGAACGGGCGCTCAATCTGGACCTGAACAAACCAAGATTCGTCGAGGAGCCCTGCCTGAAGATCGGCCAGGGTCGCCATCCGGTGGTGGAGCAGGTGCTGGAAACGCCCTTCGTCGCCAACGACGTCACCCTGGACAACGACACCCGCATGCTGGTGATCACCGGCCCGAACATGGGCGGTAAATCCACCTACATGCGCCAGACCGCCTTGATCGTGCTGCTGGCCCATGTCGGCAGCTTCGTCCCGGCGGCCAGTTGCGAACTCTCCCTGGTGGATCGCATCTTCACCCGCATCGGCTCCAGCGACGACCTGGCCGGTGGCCGCTCCACCTTCATGGTGGAGATGAGCGAGACCGCCAACATCCTGCACAACGCCAGCGAACACAGCCTGGTGCTGATGGATGAGGTCGGCCGCGGCACCAGTACCTTCGACGGCCTGTCGCTGGCCTGGGCCGCCGCCGAGCAACTGGCGCGGCTGCGCGCCTGGACGCTGTTCGCCACCCACTACTTCGAACTGACCGTCCTGCCGGAAGGCCAGCCGACGGTGGCCAACGTCCACCTCAACGCCACCGAGCACAACGATCGCATCGTCTTCCTGCACCATGTGCTGCCCGGCCCGGCCAGCCAGAGCTACGGCCTGGCCGTGGCGCAGCTGGCCGGTGTGCCCGAGGACGTCATCCTGCGCGCCCGCGAGCACCTCGCCCGCCTGGAAGCCGCCAGTTTCAACGGAGAAGTCGCCGGTGCGCCAGCGGTGAGCGCACCGCCCAAGACCCGCCCGCTGCAGGCCGATCTGTTCGCCAGCGCCACCCATCCTCTTATCGAGGAACTGGAACGCTTGCAGCCAGACGACATCACACCCAGAAAGGCCCTGGAGCTTATCTACGAATGGAAAAAGCGTATCTGA